A genomic window from Herbiconiux aconitum includes:
- a CDS encoding glycoside hydrolase family 99-like domain-containing protein, with protein sequence MRKITIGGVKRRTGRVLERAGNKLATPPARVVADDFPASFGVWAANRTNRLKALYPGEWKKQFTAKPTTSRIAVVVHVYYVDLLPQIVESLAALPVQFDLIVTNSSGEPLEIDMNTMPNLDRLQVFDIANHGRDILPLVSVVNAGLLDDYELVFKVHTKKSAWREGHTELSGSGEQWRESFFSELVGSVENVTRVLDEFASDPSLGILTSAGNVLGPEFWGGDLDIVGALLRRIQLDLDEDGLRFAAGSIYWVRGFVLQGLRAFELSASDFDEEWGQVDATTAHAIERVLGIVAGEAGYDVRDTTSLTAEAAVAGAHERYRPDVETTPRARVIPFYLPQYHTFPENDEWWEKGFTEWSNVAAGTPLYPGHIQPLLPSELGFYDLRTPGVRDAQYDLAASMGIEGFMYYYYWFAGKKLMDMPIEDLAAGSADQKFCIMWANENWTRRWDGSEKNILIAQDYERVSAKQFIHDVLHLITDPRYIRIDDKPVIAVYRITQIPDHVEVIAHWREVAAEAGLPGLTVLTVDVGTSMQGVEGELAAHGLDAYLEFAPHNMFWGALPRENRGLDERFKGNLLSYNAMAEHAEHRLNTEPPAHRYPGVMVNFDNTARRQWQPDMWYGSNPYTFRRWLNTTVSSVMERDRDERVVFVNAWNEWAEGAILEPSQRYGRTYLLAVKDVLYR encoded by the coding sequence ATGAGAAAGATCACCATCGGTGGCGTGAAGCGCCGAACGGGCCGCGTGCTCGAGCGCGCGGGCAACAAGCTCGCGACCCCGCCGGCGCGTGTCGTGGCCGACGACTTCCCGGCCAGCTTCGGCGTCTGGGCGGCGAATCGCACCAATCGGCTGAAGGCCCTCTACCCGGGGGAGTGGAAGAAGCAGTTCACGGCGAAGCCCACCACCTCGCGCATCGCGGTGGTCGTGCACGTCTACTACGTCGACCTGCTGCCGCAGATCGTCGAATCGCTCGCAGCATTGCCCGTGCAGTTCGACCTCATCGTCACCAACTCCTCCGGCGAGCCCCTCGAGATCGACATGAACACGATGCCCAACCTCGACCGCCTGCAGGTGTTCGATATCGCGAACCACGGCCGAGACATCCTGCCCCTCGTCTCGGTGGTGAACGCCGGTCTGCTCGACGACTACGAACTCGTGTTCAAGGTGCACACCAAGAAGAGCGCGTGGCGCGAAGGGCATACCGAGCTGAGCGGCTCGGGCGAACAGTGGCGGGAGAGCTTCTTCAGCGAGCTCGTCGGCTCGGTCGAGAACGTGACCCGGGTGCTCGACGAGTTCGCCTCCGATCCGTCGCTCGGCATCCTCACCTCGGCGGGCAACGTGCTCGGGCCGGAGTTCTGGGGTGGCGACCTCGACATCGTGGGTGCGCTGCTGCGACGCATCCAGCTCGACCTCGACGAAGACGGCCTGCGCTTCGCCGCCGGCTCGATCTACTGGGTGCGCGGATTCGTGCTGCAGGGCCTCCGCGCGTTCGAGCTGTCGGCCTCCGACTTCGACGAGGAGTGGGGCCAGGTCGACGCGACCACCGCGCACGCGATCGAGCGGGTGCTGGGCATCGTCGCCGGGGAAGCCGGCTACGACGTGCGCGACACGACGTCGCTGACTGCTGAGGCCGCGGTCGCCGGCGCTCACGAGCGCTATCGGCCCGACGTCGAGACGACGCCGCGGGCCCGGGTGATCCCGTTCTACCTGCCGCAGTACCACACCTTCCCCGAGAACGACGAGTGGTGGGAGAAGGGCTTCACCGAGTGGTCGAACGTCGCCGCCGGCACTCCGCTGTATCCCGGGCACATCCAGCCGCTGCTGCCGAGCGAACTGGGGTTCTACGACCTCCGTACCCCGGGAGTGCGCGACGCGCAGTACGACCTCGCCGCCTCGATGGGCATCGAGGGCTTCATGTACTACTACTACTGGTTCGCGGGCAAGAAGCTCATGGACATGCCGATCGAAGACCTCGCGGCGGGTTCGGCCGACCAGAAGTTCTGCATCATGTGGGCGAACGAGAACTGGACGAGGCGCTGGGACGGCAGTGAGAAGAACATCCTGATCGCCCAGGACTACGAGCGGGTCTCGGCGAAGCAGTTCATCCACGACGTGCTGCACCTGATCACCGATCCGCGGTACATCCGGATCGATGACAAGCCGGTGATCGCGGTCTACCGCATCACGCAGATCCCCGACCACGTCGAGGTGATCGCTCATTGGCGCGAGGTCGCGGCGGAGGCCGGGCTCCCCGGCCTCACGGTGCTGACGGTCGACGTGGGCACCTCGATGCAGGGCGTCGAGGGCGAGCTGGCCGCGCACGGCCTCGACGCCTACCTCGAGTTCGCCCCGCACAACATGTTCTGGGGCGCTCTTCCGCGCGAGAACCGCGGTCTCGACGAGCGGTTCAAGGGCAACCTGCTGAGCTACAACGCCATGGCAGAGCATGCCGAGCACCGTCTGAACACCGAGCCGCCGGCGCACCGCTACCCGGGCGTGATGGTGAACTTCGACAACACGGCCCGCCGGCAGTGGCAGCCCGACATGTGGTACGGGTCGAACCCGTATACGTTCCGACGCTGGCTGAACACCACCGTCTCCTCGGTCATGGAGCGCGACCGCGACGAGCGGGTGGTGTTCGTGAACGCCTGGAACGAATGGGCGGAGGGCGCCATCCTCGAGCCCTCGCAGCGCTACGGCCGCACCTATCTCCTCGCGGTGAAAGACGTGCTCTACCGCTAG
- a CDS encoding glycosyltransferase family 4 protein, with protein sequence MTSRIPLLFDATSLPPAWGGVARYIQGVLGGFDELGISVHVVAKPVDVERLRTTAPGHEYHASPAYVGNRVLRFAWEQRGLPRLARRLGATAIHSPHYTHPLVTRAKRIVTVHDATFFSDAGVHSRLKGVFFRFWMRRAAAHADALVTPSRATAEEMRRHTRVRRAEIVVAYLGVDRSLFHPVEASETARFAARHGLRPELGWIAFLGTIEPRKNVGGLIRAHRALTARAAASTPGDAVVPVPPLVISGARGWDDDAIALLDSATPGDGVIEAGYLPVRDLPAFLGGATVVAYPSLGEGFGLPVLEAMACGAAVLTTRRLSIPEVGGDCVAYTEPDAEHLASALGALIADRAQRADLGERAESRAGEFTWEACANAHLEAYRAAGTALA encoded by the coding sequence ATGACCTCTCGGATACCGCTGCTGTTCGACGCCACCTCGCTCCCCCCGGCCTGGGGCGGTGTCGCTCGATACATCCAGGGAGTGCTGGGCGGCTTCGACGAACTCGGCATCTCGGTGCACGTGGTGGCCAAACCCGTCGACGTCGAGCGGCTGCGTACCACCGCTCCCGGGCACGAGTACCACGCGAGCCCGGCGTACGTGGGCAATCGTGTACTGCGCTTCGCCTGGGAGCAACGGGGCTTGCCACGCCTTGCCCGCCGGCTCGGGGCGACGGCGATTCACTCGCCGCACTACACGCATCCGCTGGTCACGCGGGCGAAGCGCATCGTGACCGTGCACGACGCCACCTTCTTCTCCGACGCCGGGGTGCATTCGAGGCTGAAGGGCGTGTTCTTCCGATTCTGGATGCGGCGGGCTGCCGCCCATGCCGACGCCCTGGTGACGCCGAGCCGCGCCACTGCCGAGGAGATGCGCCGGCACACCCGGGTGCGGCGGGCTGAGATCGTCGTGGCCTACCTCGGAGTCGACCGCTCGCTGTTCCACCCCGTCGAGGCGTCGGAGACCGCGCGGTTCGCTGCCCGGCACGGGCTCCGCCCTGAGCTCGGCTGGATCGCCTTCCTCGGCACCATCGAGCCTCGCAAGAACGTCGGCGGGCTCATCCGGGCCCACCGCGCCCTCACGGCGCGAGCGGCCGCGTCGACACCGGGCGATGCCGTCGTGCCGGTGCCGCCGCTCGTGATCTCCGGCGCCCGCGGCTGGGACGACGACGCGATCGCCCTCCTCGATTCCGCCACTCCGGGCGACGGCGTGATCGAGGCGGGATACCTGCCCGTGCGCGACCTGCCGGCCTTCCTCGGCGGCGCCACCGTGGTGGCCTACCCGAGCCTCGGCGAGGGCTTCGGACTGCCGGTGCTGGAGGCGATGGCCTGCGGCGCCGCGGTGCTGACCACTCGGCGCTTGTCGATCCCCGAAGTGGGCGGAGACTGCGTCGCCTACACAGAGCCGGACGCGGAGCACCTCGCGTCGGCCCTCGGTGCGTTGATCGCCGATCGGGCACAGCGGGCCGACCTCGGCGAGCGGGCCGAGTCACGGGCGGGCGAGTTCACGTGGGAGGCCTGCGCGAACGCGCATCTCGAGGCTTACCGTGCTGCGGGGACGGCGCTCGCATGA
- a CDS encoding glycosyltransferase family 2 protein produces the protein MPRTVSAIVVNWRQPELTSAAVTSLEEQVGRSASGDDLGIELRVVIVDNASGDGSAELLRSRHPQHRVVETPTNGGFGSGVNAAIRSATADFYLLLNNDAVVRPGFVAALIDEMDSAPRVGAVTGRILLAGRFSRVDTSARAGAGAGALLRGHDGSLWRADPAGSPLVNSTGNEMTLSGNGRDRDWLRPADATARPSGEVFGFSGGAALLRATALEEVGLFDESLFMYYEDTELSWRLRRAGWTVRYASGAEVEHAHAASSGTGSDLFRFYNERNRVLVSAMTAPSAVVARALARTGAGTARAVISAATARTPASRSAARHVARRRLRSLSAALKGLPAALAERRRVDRSASVSRAEVARLLVAG, from the coding sequence GTGCCCCGCACCGTCAGCGCGATCGTCGTCAACTGGCGTCAGCCCGAGCTGACCTCGGCTGCCGTCACCTCGCTCGAAGAGCAGGTGGGGCGGTCCGCTTCCGGCGACGATCTCGGTATCGAGCTGCGCGTGGTGATCGTCGACAACGCCTCGGGCGACGGGTCGGCCGAGCTGCTCCGCTCGCGGCATCCGCAGCACCGGGTGGTCGAGACCCCCACCAACGGAGGCTTCGGGTCAGGTGTGAACGCGGCCATCCGCTCGGCCACGGCGGACTTCTACCTCCTGCTGAACAATGACGCCGTCGTGCGACCGGGTTTCGTAGCTGCGCTGATCGACGAGATGGATTCCGCTCCGCGCGTCGGCGCCGTGACCGGGCGCATTCTCCTCGCCGGACGCTTCTCGCGGGTCGACACGAGCGCCCGGGCCGGCGCCGGCGCCGGCGCACTGCTCCGCGGGCACGACGGCTCGCTCTGGCGGGCCGACCCCGCCGGCTCGCCTCTGGTCAACAGCACCGGAAATGAGATGACCCTCTCCGGTAACGGGCGAGACCGTGACTGGCTACGACCCGCGGATGCCACGGCACGGCCTTCGGGCGAGGTGTTCGGCTTCTCGGGTGGGGCAGCCCTCTTGCGTGCCACCGCTCTCGAAGAGGTGGGCCTGTTCGACGAGAGCCTCTTCATGTACTACGAGGACACCGAACTCTCCTGGCGGCTGCGCCGAGCCGGCTGGACCGTGCGTTACGCCTCGGGCGCCGAGGTGGAGCACGCCCACGCGGCCTCGAGCGGCACCGGCAGCGACCTCTTCCGCTTCTACAACGAGCGCAACCGCGTGCTCGTGAGCGCCATGACCGCGCCCTCCGCTGTCGTCGCCCGCGCGCTGGCCCGCACCGGTGCAGGGACGGCGCGGGCCGTGATCTCGGCCGCCACCGCACGCACCCCCGCATCGCGATCTGCTGCCCGCCACGTCGCCAGAAGACGCCTCCGCTCGCTCTCGGCAGCGCTCAAGGGACTTCCCGCTGCCCTGGCCGAGCGCCGTCGGGTCGACCGCTCGGCGAGCGTTTCGCGTGCCGAAGTGGCTCGCCTCCTGGTCGCGGGATGA
- a CDS encoding glycosyltransferase family 2 protein, with protein MTDIPSRTVIVTVSYDSLAVMPAFLGSVAAASTGPVTVYIADNKPESPARGELERVIAEYGGVYRPMTGNLGYGHAINTVVGTLPETVEFVLISNPDVVLGAESLDRMQAAIEAEDDIAAVGPRIRAVDGSTYPSARSVPSLRSGVGHAVFGTIWPTNPWTRRYRNQTGEQVVRRDAGWLSGACLLVRRSAFRALDGFDTDYFMYFEDVDLGYRFGKAGWRNVYEPSAEVLHTGAHSTTTESARMLDAHHESAKRFLNRKYTGPLLAPVRWALSAGLTLRAWIAKRR; from the coding sequence ATGACGGACATCCCCTCACGCACGGTCATCGTGACCGTCAGCTACGACTCCCTCGCAGTGATGCCCGCGTTCCTGGGGTCGGTCGCGGCGGCCTCGACCGGTCCGGTGACCGTGTACATCGCCGACAACAAACCGGAGTCACCGGCGCGCGGCGAGCTCGAGCGAGTGATCGCGGAATACGGTGGCGTCTATCGGCCGATGACCGGCAACCTCGGCTACGGCCACGCCATCAACACGGTCGTCGGAACGTTGCCCGAGACGGTCGAGTTCGTGCTGATCAGCAACCCCGACGTGGTGCTCGGCGCAGAGAGCCTCGATCGGATGCAAGCCGCGATCGAGGCTGAGGACGACATCGCAGCGGTCGGGCCGCGCATCCGCGCCGTCGACGGCTCCACCTACCCGTCGGCGCGGTCGGTGCCTTCACTCCGGAGCGGCGTGGGCCACGCGGTGTTCGGCACGATCTGGCCCACCAACCCGTGGACCAGGCGTTATCGCAACCAGACCGGTGAGCAGGTCGTGCGGCGGGATGCAGGCTGGCTCTCGGGTGCCTGTCTTCTGGTGCGACGCAGCGCCTTTCGAGCTCTCGACGGCTTCGACACCGACTACTTCATGTACTTCGAAGACGTCGACCTCGGCTACCGCTTCGGCAAAGCCGGCTGGCGCAACGTCTACGAGCCCTCGGCCGAGGTGCTGCACACCGGTGCGCACTCGACCACGACGGAGTCGGCCCGGATGCTCGACGCCCATCACGAGAGCGCGAAGAGGTTCCTCAATCGCAAGTACACCGGTCCACTGCTCGCACCGGTGCGCTGGGCGCTCTCGGCCGGGCTCACGCTTCGCGCCTGGATCGCCAAACGCCGCTAA
- a CDS encoding ABC transporter ATP-binding protein, with the protein MASHVPVVEINDVSKRFIIRKEKSLKERLVNAGRSKQFKEDFWALKNVSLEIESGSTIGLIGPNGSGKSTLLKTIGGIIQPTSGSVQRRGRLAALLELGAGFHQDLTGRENVYLNASILGLSRRQTDLYFDDIVEFSGIKDFIDTQVKFYSSGMYVRLAFAVAVHVDPDLLLVDEVLAVGDEAFQRKCLDKIRSFQAEGRTIVLVTHSLGQVTELCDRAVLLSKGQVMFDGVPHEAVRDFRDILEERRVDEVTAKAEKAHEPVQEGRVVETVVFARGREVGDDIHPGDDIIIRATFEHPTGIDDWIAAVQIDSTMGTAVYGTASPRFENVHLPRLTSPRTIEFVIKNAQFGTGRYFINTSLMDKEKRHLHDAVQNATFEVPYYPLAVGVLHAEPEMRDLGA; encoded by the coding sequence GTGGCCAGTCACGTCCCCGTCGTCGAAATCAACGACGTCTCGAAGCGCTTCATCATCCGCAAGGAGAAGAGCCTCAAGGAGCGCCTGGTCAACGCCGGCCGCTCGAAGCAGTTCAAAGAAGATTTCTGGGCGCTGAAGAACGTCTCGCTGGAGATCGAATCCGGGTCGACAATCGGGCTGATCGGGCCCAACGGGTCGGGTAAGTCGACGCTGCTGAAGACCATCGGCGGCATCATCCAGCCCACCTCCGGATCGGTGCAGCGCCGCGGGCGCCTCGCCGCCCTGCTCGAACTCGGCGCCGGATTCCACCAAGACCTCACGGGCCGCGAGAACGTCTACCTCAACGCCTCGATCCTCGGCCTCTCGCGCCGCCAGACCGACCTCTACTTCGACGACATCGTGGAGTTCTCGGGCATCAAAGACTTCATCGACACCCAGGTGAAGTTCTACTCCTCGGGCATGTACGTGCGGCTCGCCTTCGCGGTGGCGGTGCACGTCGACCCCGATCTGCTGCTCGTCGACGAGGTGCTCGCCGTGGGCGACGAGGCCTTCCAGCGCAAGTGCCTCGACAAGATCCGTTCCTTCCAGGCGGAGGGCCGCACGATCGTGCTCGTCACTCACTCGCTCGGGCAGGTCACCGAGCTGTGCGACCGCGCGGTGCTGCTCTCGAAGGGCCAGGTCATGTTCGACGGAGTGCCCCACGAGGCGGTGCGCGACTTCCGCGACATCCTCGAGGAGCGCCGGGTCGACGAAGTGACGGCGAAGGCGGAGAAGGCGCACGAGCCGGTGCAGGAGGGACGCGTCGTCGAGACGGTCGTGTTCGCCCGAGGACGCGAGGTCGGCGACGACATCCACCCCGGCGACGACATCATCATCCGCGCCACCTTCGAGCACCCGACCGGGATCGACGACTGGATCGCCGCCGTGCAGATCGACAGCACGATGGGAACGGCCGTTTACGGCACCGCGTCGCCACGGTTCGAAAACGTGCATCTGCCCCGCCTCACCTCGCCGCGCACCATCGAGTTCGTCATCAAGAACGCCCAGTTCGGCACGGGTCGCTACTTCATCAACACGTCGCTGATGGACAAGGAGAAGCGCCACTTGCACGACGCGGTGCAGAACGCCACGTTCGAGGTGCCGTACTACCCTCTGGCCGTCGGAGTCCTGCACGCCGAACCAGAGATGCGCGACCTCGGAGCCTGA
- a CDS encoding rhamnan synthesis F family protein codes for MSPSILEKVLPRAVIESTRTTLPATDRVAVVASYGPTAQVSLSLSWMVARLEEVGYAVVVVRASDDTRPLDWSRGPANEAIVIRKPNVGYDFGSWATGLEMFPEIRSKPYVIITNDSLVGPFSSLAPMVEDFEGSYFDVWGGTWTAQYMPHLQSFLLGFRDGVLNDPTLKHFWQNLPEQSSKFDIIDKYELGLNRLLHGEGFVTGAWFDYDLVVHYTQNPTILGWRGLLDLGFPFVKRELVTNPSIVADGSEVPTVVQEKFGINPTDWL; via the coding sequence GTGTCTCCGAGCATCTTGGAGAAGGTGCTGCCGCGGGCCGTCATCGAAAGCACTCGCACGACGCTGCCGGCGACCGATCGGGTCGCCGTGGTCGCCAGTTACGGTCCGACCGCGCAGGTCTCCCTCTCGCTGTCCTGGATGGTTGCGCGCCTCGAAGAGGTGGGATACGCGGTCGTCGTAGTGCGCGCCTCCGACGACACCCGGCCGCTCGACTGGTCGCGGGGGCCGGCGAACGAGGCCATCGTGATCCGCAAGCCGAACGTCGGCTACGACTTCGGATCGTGGGCCACGGGCCTGGAGATGTTCCCGGAGATCCGGTCGAAGCCCTACGTCATCATCACCAACGACTCCCTGGTCGGGCCGTTCTCGAGCCTCGCACCGATGGTGGAGGACTTCGAGGGCTCCTACTTCGACGTCTGGGGCGGAACATGGACGGCGCAGTACATGCCGCACCTGCAGAGCTTCCTCCTCGGCTTCCGTGACGGAGTGCTGAACGATCCCACTCTGAAGCACTTCTGGCAGAACCTGCCGGAGCAGTCGTCGAAGTTCGACATCATCGACAAATACGAGCTCGGGCTCAACCGGCTCCTGCACGGCGAGGGTTTCGTGACCGGTGCCTGGTTCGATTACGACCTGGTGGTGCACTACACGCAGAACCCCACCATCCTGGGCTGGCGCGGCTTGCTCGACCTCGGTTTTCCCTTCGTGAAGCGGGAACTCGTGACCAACCCCAGTATTGTTGCTGATGGTTCCGAGGTCCCCACCGTCGTTCAGGAGAAGTTCGGGATCAACCCGACGGACTGGCTCTGA
- a CDS encoding glycosyltransferase: MKIPAPKAESGVVSVVIVNFRGADDTIECVRQLGEVDWPAANLDVVVVENGSGDDSLARLTEAFRGDGRVRVVESPENLGFAGGSNLGASLARGEFVAFLNSDAKPDPSWIRGAVAEFDTSPAIAAVGSKVLDWDGKVVDFVGGSLSWFGMGYKDHENEPDDERFSAPRDILYGTGSALFVRASVFAEVGGFDERYFMFYEDVDLGWRLNLLGYRVRFAPASVVYHRHHASMRSFGPYRESYLLERNALATLYKNLSPENLARFLPGAMALLARRAVAKSDLDSQLFDIRRFDQAADGEFDETTPIAKESLAGLFALDQFVEDLESLSVTRDDIQSRRRRTDAELFRLFGNMIHPLLGGSSYLAGFRAVVDAFDIESSTDRRHILVITGDSLGEKMAGPGLRAWKISEALSAEHDVRLVTWNAANRRSDRFEVEHVQLQNERQMRVHEEWADVIFFQGYALHHFTTLQKSQKIVVADIYDPMHLEQLEQGREFGTERWTNIVRSATEVLNAQLARADFFLCASERQRLFWLGQLAALGRINPANYAADDSLDELISIAPFGLDSTPPRHTRDAIRGVVPGIGKSDKVIIWGGGIYNWFDTLTLVRAVGQLAERRPDVRLFFMGTAHPNPDVPEMAVVQKTRQLAADLGLTDTNVFFNESWVDLDDRQNYLLEADVGVSTHFDHIETTFSFRTRILDYLWAGLPIVTTEGDSFGDLVEKEGLGVSVPERDVDALADALERMLYDAPEREAAQQAVARVRERFTWEETLRPLVEFCRDPHPAADRVLGSLSSPLDVAGAGRRGRPVTAEEKFQAISTRRHGVRRDIALARHYLTSGGLSSLGGKIRSRLQHARATKG; this comes from the coding sequence ATGAAGATTCCCGCTCCGAAGGCAGAGTCCGGTGTCGTCTCGGTGGTGATCGTCAACTTCCGTGGCGCCGACGACACGATCGAATGCGTCCGTCAGCTGGGCGAGGTCGACTGGCCCGCTGCGAACCTCGACGTCGTGGTGGTGGAGAACGGATCGGGCGACGACAGCCTGGCCCGGCTCACCGAGGCCTTCCGCGGCGACGGCCGTGTGCGGGTGGTCGAGTCGCCCGAGAACCTCGGCTTCGCGGGCGGCAGCAACCTCGGCGCGTCGCTCGCCCGGGGCGAGTTCGTCGCCTTCCTGAACAGCGACGCGAAGCCCGACCCGTCGTGGATCCGCGGTGCCGTCGCGGAGTTCGATACGAGCCCCGCCATCGCCGCTGTCGGCAGCAAGGTGCTCGACTGGGACGGCAAGGTGGTCGACTTCGTCGGCGGCAGCCTCAGCTGGTTCGGCATGGGCTACAAAGACCACGAGAACGAGCCCGACGACGAGCGGTTCTCGGCCCCGCGCGACATCCTTTACGGCACCGGATCGGCCCTGTTCGTGCGGGCCTCCGTATTCGCCGAGGTAGGCGGATTCGACGAGCGCTACTTCATGTTCTACGAAGACGTCGATCTCGGCTGGCGCCTCAACCTCCTCGGCTACCGGGTGCGGTTCGCACCGGCATCCGTGGTCTACCACCGTCACCACGCCTCGATGCGCAGCTTCGGGCCCTACCGCGAGAGCTACCTGCTCGAGCGCAACGCTCTCGCCACCCTCTACAAGAACCTCTCGCCCGAGAACCTCGCCCGGTTCCTGCCGGGCGCCATGGCCTTGCTGGCCCGCCGCGCGGTCGCGAAGAGCGACCTCGACTCGCAGCTGTTCGACATCCGCCGCTTCGATCAAGCGGCCGACGGCGAGTTCGACGAGACCACGCCGATCGCGAAGGAGTCGCTGGCCGGCCTCTTCGCGCTCGACCAGTTCGTCGAAGACCTGGAGTCGCTGAGCGTCACCCGCGACGACATCCAGTCACGACGGCGGCGCACGGATGCCGAGCTGTTCCGCCTCTTCGGCAACATGATCCACCCGTTGCTCGGCGGCTCCTCCTACCTCGCCGGCTTCCGCGCGGTGGTGGATGCCTTCGACATCGAGTCGTCGACCGACCGACGGCACATCCTCGTGATCACGGGCGACTCGCTCGGCGAGAAGATGGCCGGGCCCGGCCTCCGCGCCTGGAAGATCAGCGAGGCCCTGAGCGCAGAGCACGACGTGCGCCTGGTCACCTGGAACGCCGCGAACCGGCGTTCGGATCGTTTCGAGGTGGAGCACGTGCAGCTCCAGAACGAGCGGCAGATGCGCGTTCACGAGGAGTGGGCCGACGTCATCTTCTTCCAGGGTTACGCGCTGCACCACTTCACCACCCTGCAGAAGTCGCAGAAGATCGTGGTGGCCGACATCTACGACCCGATGCACCTCGAGCAGCTCGAACAGGGCCGCGAGTTCGGCACCGAACGCTGGACGAACATCGTGCGCTCGGCCACCGAGGTGCTGAACGCCCAGTTGGCGCGCGCCGACTTCTTCCTCTGCGCCTCCGAGCGCCAGCGGCTGTTCTGGCTCGGTCAGCTCGCCGCTCTAGGCCGCATCAACCCGGCGAACTACGCCGCCGACGACTCGCTCGACGAACTCATCTCCATCGCGCCCTTCGGCCTCGACTCCACTCCCCCGAGACACACCCGCGACGCCATCCGCGGCGTGGTGCCCGGCATCGGCAAGAGCGACAAGGTCATCATCTGGGGCGGCGGCATCTACAACTGGTTCGACACGCTCACCCTCGTGCGCGCCGTCGGGCAGCTCGCCGAGCGGCGCCCCGACGTGCGGCTGTTCTTCATGGGCACCGCGCATCCGAACCCGGATGTGCCCGAGATGGCGGTGGTGCAGAAAACCCGGCAGCTCGCCGCCGACCTCGGCCTCACCGACACGAACGTGTTCTTCAACGAGTCATGGGTCGACCTCGACGACCGCCAGAACTACTTGCTCGAAGCCGACGTCGGCGTGAGCACCCACTTCGACCACATCGAGACCACCTTCTCGTTCCGCACGCGCATCCTCGATTACCTCTGGGCGGGCCTGCCGATCGTCACGACCGAAGGCGACAGCTTCGGCGACCTGGTGGAGAAGGAAGGCCTCGGCGTCTCGGTGCCCGAACGCGACGTCGACGCTCTGGCCGACGCGCTCGAACGGATGCTCTACGACGCGCCCGAACGAGAGGCCGCACAGCAGGCGGTCGCCCGGGTGCGAGAGCGCTTCACCTGGGAGGAGACGCTCCGGCCGCTGGTGGAGTTCTGCCGCGACCCGCATCCGGCCGCCGACCGGGTGCTGGGTTCGCTGTCGTCGCCGCTCGATGTCGCCGGCGCCGGCCGCCGCGGCCGGCCGGTGACGGCCGAGGAGAAGTTCCAGGCCATCTCGACCCGCCGGCACGGCGTGCGCCGCGACATCGCCCTCGCCCGGCACTACCTCACGAGCGGCGGCCTCTCGTCGCTCGGCGGCAAGATCCGCTCCCGCCTGCAGCACGCTCGCGCCACGAAAGGCTGA
- a CDS encoding ABC transporter permease has translation MADSLESPAERSTRLLSEPWQHAGASGTGVTGTIASFREIWAHRQLLGLLTKRELKSRYKDSAGGFLWSLAKPLTQLFIYYLVIGQFLGAARGIENFAIYIFAGLTVYTLFSEIVGSGTGSIIANAGLVKKVYLPREIFPLAAVGSALFNFAVQLVILLIASIAVGTLTFGPQLLFGLGALVLVLVWGTAVGILLAALNVYLRDIQYLVEVVLLLLMWASPILYSWQQAAAVLPGWLLEIYVNSPITLAVLGFQEAFWSEASNGVPLPHLAVRMLIALAIGIIALLGAQRIFSRLQGDFAQEL, from the coding sequence ATGGCTGACTCCCTGGAGTCCCCGGCCGAGAGGTCGACCCGCCTTCTCAGCGAACCGTGGCAGCACGCCGGAGCGAGCGGAACCGGTGTCACCGGAACCATCGCGTCGTTCCGTGAGATCTGGGCGCACCGGCAGCTGCTCGGGCTGCTCACCAAACGCGAGCTGAAGTCGCGCTACAAAGACAGCGCGGGTGGATTCCTGTGGAGTCTCGCGAAGCCGCTCACGCAGCTGTTCATCTACTACCTGGTGATCGGCCAGTTCCTCGGAGCCGCCCGCGGCATCGAGAACTTCGCCATCTACATCTTCGCCGGACTGACCGTCTACACGCTGTTCAGCGAGATCGTCGGCTCCGGCACGGGTTCGATCATCGCGAACGCCGGGCTCGTGAAGAAGGTGTATCTGCCACGGGAGATCTTCCCGCTCGCGGCGGTGGGCTCCGCCCTGTTCAACTTCGCCGTGCAGCTGGTGATCCTCTTGATCGCCTCGATCGCTGTGGGCACGCTCACCTTTGGTCCGCAGCTGCTGTTCGGGCTGGGCGCGCTCGTGCTCGTGCTGGTCTGGGGCACCGCCGTGGGCATCCTGCTCGCTGCGCTGAACGTGTACCTGCGCGACATCCAGTACCTCGTAGAGGTGGTGCTGCTGCTGCTCATGTGGGCTTCGCCCATCCTCTACTCCTGGCAGCAGGCGGCAGCGGTGCTGCCCGGCTGGCTGCTCGAGATCTACGTCAACTCCCCGATCACGCTCGCCGTGCTCGGGTTCCAGGAAGCCTTCTGGTCGGAGGCCTCCAACGGCGTGCCGCTGCCGCATCTCGCCGTGCGGATGCTCATCGCGCTCGCTATCGGAATCATCGCCCTGCTCGGGGCGCAACGAATCTTCAGCCGCCTTCAGGGCGACTTCGCACAGGAGCTGTGA